The uncultured Carboxylicivirga sp. genomic interval TAATGATTGATAAAGAAGGCAAATTGGTTGATGCCAATGCCAGTCGTCCTTCAAACCCTGAAACCAAAGATAAATTGATTGAATTGGCAAATAGCTAAAATCCTTATAGTAAACTATTTCAAACCTGACTTTAAAAGTCAGGTTTTTTTATGCCAATAAACCACCCATTAATAAAGGGTTTTGATACAAAACAGCAGCTCAAAATCAGAAGCATAACAAACATTTTAGCTCAAATAACTTGCAGTTTTTAAAAATGGCTCATACTTTTGACTGAACGTTCAGTCACTTTAAAAGCATTATGTCACCTCGAACCGATATACAAAACGAAAAAATACGCGAAGAACGCAAGCAACAAATCATGAATGTGGCACTCGAAGTAATTGCTGCAAATGGTTTTGCCAACTCCTCTATTTCGCGAATCGCAAGCAAAGCAGGTATCTCAAAAGGACTTCTTTACAATTATTTCGAAAGTAAAGAAGATTTGGTCATTAGCATTATGCTTGAGGGCTTTAAGCAATTTACTTCAGCTTTTGATACTAATCATGATGGCACACTCACTGAAGAAGAAATGCATTCTTTTATCAACCAGTCATTCATTATGCTGAAAAAAAAACTGCCCTTTTGGCGTATGTATTTTATGGTCGTTCTTCAGCCCGATGTTTATGCAATAATAACACCTCATCTCGAAGCAACATTACAGCCCTTTTATGAGATAGCCATTCACTATTTCAGCAATCAGGGTTATGCCGATCCTGTTACAGAGGTACGCTTTTTTGCAGCTATAATGGATGGCGTAGGGCTACATTTTATTCTCGATCCTGAGAATTTTCCATTAGAAGGAGTGAAACAGAAAATACATCAAATATTCGCATCAAAAAATAAAACTACTTAAAGCACACGCTTATGTCAACTATCAAACCACTAAAAACGCTACTACTAACCTTCATTTTATCAGTTTCTGCTTCATTACAGGCTCAGAACGCAAAAGAGATTGTAAAGAAGGCTGATGATAAGATGGAGGGTGAAGAATCCAGCATTTCAGTTATGTCGATGACCATTAAACGGCCAACCTACGAGCGAAACCTGGCATTTAAAAACTGGACTAAAGGCAATAAAAATGCCCTGACATTGGTAACTGCCCCTGCTCAGGAAAAAGGCCAAACTTTTTTAAAACGCGATCGTGAAATGTGGAACTGGAATCCGCGAATATCGCGAATGATAAAACTTCCACCATCCATGATGTCGCAAGGTTGGATGGGATCGGATTATACTAATGATGATGCCCTGAAAAAATCATCCATTGTTGACGATTATAATCACACTTTACTAGGTGAAGAAGAAATTGATGATCAGCTTTGTTATCATATCCAACTGGTTCCAACCGAAGAAGCTGCAGTGGTTTGGGGTAAAGTTATCATGTGGATTACCAAAGACGAGTATCTGCAGATGAAGGTGGAATATTACGATGAAGATGAGTTTTTGGTTAAGACAGAACTGGCCCATAACATTACAACTATTGGTGGACGAATTTTGCCATCTCAGTTTGAGATAATTCCTGCTGACAAACCCAACCAGCGTACTATTATCAACATTGAGAGTATTGAATTCAATGTTCCGATTAATGACAATTTCTTCTCGCAACAGAATATGAAACGTATTCGCTAATCAATTAAATATCGAACAATGGCAAACAGCGAATTAAAACTGGCCTGGCGCAATATATGGCGCAACAAGCGAAGGACATTGATTACTGTAGCATCCATCTTTTTTGGTGTGATACTAAGTACACTAATGACTTCGATGCAAGATGGAACCTACTCTAAAATGATAGATAATGTAGTGAGCTTTTATTCGGGTTACATTCAAATCCATCACCCCGATTATTGGGAAACCAAATCGATTGATGACTTATTTGTACCCACCGATTCTTTATTAGAAAAAGTTGCCAAAACCAAAGATGTCGAATTGATTATTCCCCGCATGGAATCATTCGCTCTGATGTCGTATGGTAATAATACCAAAGGAGGCATGTTGATTGGTATTGATCCCGAAAAAGAAAATGAACTTACTCGTCTGGCTCATTGGGTAAGCAAAGGAAAATACCTCAATCAACACGACGATGGAATATTAATGGCAGTGAATTTGGCAAAAGCTCTGAATGTTCAATTGGGCGACACATTAGCTCTTATAAGCCAGGGGCATCACGGATACAGTGCTGCCGGTCTTTTCCCTGTGGTCGGTATACTTGAATTCCCCTTCCCTACAATGAATAATTTTGGAACATACATCACACTCGATAAAGCTCGTGAGTTCTTTTCAGCCCCCGGAATGGTAACCAGTTTAGTTTTAACGGTTGATGATTACGATGATGTTTATCCTGTGAAACATCATCTGGAAGCCAATATCGGTGATAATTATTCGGTGATGACCTGGGATGAAATGGATCCGGTAACCAAGCAAATGATTGAAGGGGATAAAGGACAAGGCCTCATTATGAAAGGGATTCTTTACATTTTAATTGGCTTTGGAGTTTTCTCAACAGTAATTATGATGATAGCCGAACGCAGGAAAGAACTTGGTGTAATGATTGCCGTTGGCATGAATAAGCTAAAGCTAGCCAAAGTGCTTGTTTACGAAACCATATTAATTGGCATCGTAGGAGTAGCTGCCGGATTTGCCGTTAGCGTTCCTCTGGTCTGGGCATTGGTAAAAAGCCCGATTCCACTCAGTGGCGAAGTTGCAGAAGTTTACGAACAGTTTGGAATGGAACCCGCTATTTATTTTGGAAACGATCCAATGGTTTTCGAAGGACAAATACTGATTGTTTTTGCCATCACCTTACTGGTTTCCATCTATCCCTTAAGCAAGATTTTACGATTACAGGTAAGCAAAGCACTTCGTTCATAACCCTTTAAAACCATAAATTATGATACTATCCATATCCTGGCGAAATGTCTGGCGAAGTAAAACCCGAAGTGTGGTGATACTCTTAGCCATCGCTTTAGGAATCTTTACTGGTATATTTAACTATGCTTTTTATAACGGAATGGCCATACAACGTATCAATTCCGCCATCTCAACCGAAGCTTCACATATTCAGCTTCATCAAAAAGGCTATCTTGAAGAACCTACTGAGAAAAATTACATCGAAAACGCTACCTCACTGGCCTTTAATATTACCAAAGACGATTCGGTTCAGGCAGCTTGTTCACGTTTTATTGTTCAAGGGATGATTCAGTCTCCAACAACTTCATCTGGCATTAAAATAATGGGTGTCGATCCAACAGTAGAATCAATGGTTACCAACCTGCACACCAAAATTATTGATGGTACCTATTTCGAAGGAATTAAACGCAACCCCGTTGTAATTGGGCAAAAATTGGCTGATAAGCTGAAGCTAAAAGTACGATCTAAAGTAGTAATTACTTTTGCTGATGCTTCGGGTTATATCTCAGGAGCTTCATTCAGGGTAGCTGGCATTTATCAGACATCCAACAACATGTACGACCAAACCAATATTTTTGTAAGAGTTGATGATTTAACTTCGTTGTATGGTGTCGACTCAAATGCAGGTCATGAAATTGCTGTATTATTAAATCATTCTGATAATGTGCCGGCAGTTTTGCAGAGCTTCAAGGACGAATATTCTCAATACGATGTAAAAGAGTGGCGTCAAATCATGCCTGAAGTCTCTATGCTGGAATCAAGCTTAGACATTTCCATGTACATCTTTATGAT includes:
- a CDS encoding FtsX-like permease family protein, producing the protein MILSISWRNVWRSKTRSVVILLAIALGIFTGIFNYAFYNGMAIQRINSAISTEASHIQLHQKGYLEEPTEKNYIENATSLAFNITKDDSVQAACSRFIVQGMIQSPTTSSGIKIMGVDPTVESMVTNLHTKIIDGTYFEGIKRNPVVIGQKLADKLKLKVRSKVVITFADASGYISGASFRVAGIYQTSNNMYDQTNIFVRVDDLTSLYGVDSNAGHEIAVLLNHSDNVPAVLQSFKDEYSQYDVKEWRQIMPEVSMLESSLDISMYIFMIIILLALTFGIINTMLMAVLERTKELGMLMSIGMNKARVFKMIMIETVFLSLIGGVVGIIMGAAVTLATANSGIDISVVSEGFGAMGYDSIVYPVLKIKNVIDVVIMVFITGMLAAIYPALKALKLKPAEAIRIDM
- a CDS encoding FtsX-like permease family protein, whose protein sequence is MANSELKLAWRNIWRNKRRTLITVASIFFGVILSTLMTSMQDGTYSKMIDNVVSFYSGYIQIHHPDYWETKSIDDLFVPTDSLLEKVAKTKDVELIIPRMESFALMSYGNNTKGGMLIGIDPEKENELTRLAHWVSKGKYLNQHDDGILMAVNLAKALNVQLGDTLALISQGHHGYSAAGLFPVVGILEFPFPTMNNFGTYITLDKAREFFSAPGMVTSLVLTVDDYDDVYPVKHHLEANIGDNYSVMTWDEMDPVTKQMIEGDKGQGLIMKGILYILIGFGVFSTVIMMIAERRKELGVMIAVGMNKLKLAKVLVYETILIGIVGVAAGFAVSVPLVWALVKSPIPLSGEVAEVYEQFGMEPAIYFGNDPMVFEGQILIVFAITLLVSIYPLSKILRLQVSKALRS
- a CDS encoding TetR/AcrR family transcriptional regulator; this encodes MSPRTDIQNEKIREERKQQIMNVALEVIAANGFANSSISRIASKAGISKGLLYNYFESKEDLVISIMLEGFKQFTSAFDTNHDGTLTEEEMHSFINQSFIMLKKKLPFWRMYFMVVLQPDVYAIITPHLEATLQPFYEIAIHYFSNQGYADPVTEVRFFAAIMDGVGLHFILDPENFPLEGVKQKIHQIFASKNKTT
- a CDS encoding outer membrane lipoprotein-sorting protein, producing the protein MSTIKPLKTLLLTFILSVSASLQAQNAKEIVKKADDKMEGEESSISVMSMTIKRPTYERNLAFKNWTKGNKNALTLVTAPAQEKGQTFLKRDREMWNWNPRISRMIKLPPSMMSQGWMGSDYTNDDALKKSSIVDDYNHTLLGEEEIDDQLCYHIQLVPTEEAAVVWGKVIMWITKDEYLQMKVEYYDEDEFLVKTELAHNITTIGGRILPSQFEIIPADKPNQRTIINIESIEFNVPINDNFFSQQNMKRIR